The nucleotide window GGCCCTGAAGGTGGAAAAGGCGGCGGACAGCTTGTCGCCAAAGGAACTCCTGAAGAAATCGTGAAAAATAAAAAAAGCTATACAGCACAATTTTTGAAAAAAGAGTTATCTTAATTCCCCTCTCCTAGAGGGGTGCCCGTAGGGCGGGGTGTTTAGTCTGTTGATTAATTTTTTTTCGTGAATTTATTTCCAAAATAATATAATTAGGGAATTAGGAAAATGATTGATATAAATTAAAAAACCACCCCGCCCTATGGACACCCCTCCAGAGGTTGGGAAATGAGACCGGGTATCAGAATCAAAACATCTAAAAGAATCAGAAAAAATTTTAAAACGTGATTTAAGAGAAATTTTATAAAATATAAATAATTATTCATCACATTTTCAAAAAAGGTTCAGTTACTTTAATTCCCCTCTCCTAGAGGGATGCCCATAGGGCGGGGTGTTTTTTCTGTAAACTAAATCGTATTTTCAATAAGCAGTATTGTTATTTTTTTTGTAAATTTATTCTTAAAAATAAATACATGAAAAGTAATAATGATATAACTGCATACATAAATAACTTCCCCGTTTATAGAAATTTTGTCGAAAACCTACCTTATAATATAAAACTAAAATCAAGAGCCAGAGCTTTGCGTAAGGCAGGAGTATTATCAGAAGTTATTTTTTGGTTACAGGTTCATAAAGGGATGTTTTGGAAAATAGATTTTGACAGACAAAGAATCATAGGTAATTATATAGTTGACTTTTATATAAAATCTTTAGGATTGATAATCGAAATTGACGGAGCTAGCCATAATGACAAAGAGGAATACGACAGCAAAAGAGAAAATTATTTTATTTCCTTAGGCTTGAAAATTTTCAAAATTTCAGATTTGAGAGTAAAGCACGATTTGAATAATGTAATGATGGAATTGGAGAAATATATTATTGAGGAGTTTGGGTGAAATCATTTGAACAGACTAAAAAACCACCCCGCCCTATGGGCACCCCTCCAGAGGAGGGGAAATGAAACTGGAGAGTTTTTGTAAAAAAAATGGAAAAATAAAAAAAGCTATACAGCACAATTTTTGAAAAAAGAGTTATCTTAGTAAAACATCTTATTAAAGATTGAGTTTAAACTGAAAACAGATGCCCTAGCCCCGATAGAAGTGGAAATCCTTTTTATTTTTTCTTTAAAAATAAAAAGATTGTAGCGTATAGCGGGAAAAAGCTTCAAAAAATAATAAAAAATGAGATTAGAAGATTTTGACAACGACGAAGAAAGAGTAATCCAAGATAAATTTAAACGCAAAACTTGGAATGAAATAAAAACTAATGACAGTTGGGCGATTTTTAAAATCATGTCCGAATTTGTAAATGGATATGATACTATGAGCCGAATTGGGCCTTGCGTAACTATTTTTGGTTCGGCGAGGCTGAAGCCAGATAATAAATATTATATGTTGGCTGAAAAAATTGCGTACAAAATAAGTAAAGCCGGTTATGGCGTGATTACAGGCGGTGGCCCCGGAATCATGGAAGCCGGTAACAAAGGGGCACATTTGGGAGGAGGTCCTTCGGTGGGGTTGAACATTGAGCTACCTTTTGAGCAACACTTTAACCCTTATATTGACAACGATAAAAACCTGAATTTTGATTATTTCTTTGTTCGAAAAGTAATGTTTGTTAAATATTCACAAGGTTTTGTTGTGATGCCAGGTGGATTTGGAACAATGGATGAATTGTTTGAGGCGATTACCCTGATTCAGACCAAAAAAATTGGCAAATTCCCAATAATATTAGTCGGAACTGCATTTTGGTCCGGTTTGATTGAATGGATTAAAACTGTGTTGGTAGAAAGGGAACACACTATAAGTCCGGACGATTTGAATTTATTTAAAGTTGTAGACACAGAGGATGAAGTAGTTGAAGTCCTTGATAAATTCTATAAAAAGTACGATTTAAGTCCAAACTTTTAATAAAAAAAAGCCGTCTCATCCCACAAGAATAGACGGCTTTTTTCATTTAACGTTTATAGTTGCATTTTGACCAATTAATACTGTACTTTTCTTAATTTTTTGTAAATTGTATTAGAATACTATTTTTAGAAACCTAATAATTTCCCCAAATTGAGAACTCACAGTAAAATTATTTTTTTTCTGATATTGTTGTTTTTCAACAAACAATATGCACAGCATCATTCCAAGATGACTGCGACTGTGGATATGGGTGCAAAATACCTATCTGTAGATCAGGAAATTACTTTTTACAACCAAACCGGGGATATTTTAACCTCTATTGTGCTTAATGACTGGAATAATGCTTTCTCGGATCGTAACAGTCCTTTAGGAAAACGTTTTTCAGACGAATTTTATACTAAATTCCATATGGCGCAACCTCATGAGCGCGGAGGAACTATCAATTTATATATCGAGGATCAGGATAAAAATGTTTTTACATGGGAAAGAACTACTAAAAATCCCGATTATATTAAAGTTTTACTCAATCGGGTGTTGCTTCCTGGACAAAAGCTAAAGTTACATCTTACTTATATTTCTAAGATTCCAAGCGAAAAATTTACCAAATATGGCTATTTTGAGGGAAGATATGGAATGCATTTAAAAAACTGGTTTCTTACTCCTGCCCGCTATGAAAATCATCAATTTATAAAATACAGTAATGAAAACCTTGACGATAGTGCCAATGGAATTTCGGATTTTGAAATTGGTTTGAAAATCCCGAATCAGAATGCAATAACAACCGATTTGGTTGTTGATGATTTAATACAAACTGAAAAAGGAACAACAGTCAAACTTTCGGGTAAAAACAGAACTGATTTTGATCTTATTATAGAAAAAGAATCAAGTTACAGAAGCTACAAAATTGGCGATTTGGAAATTATGTCTAATATTGGCTCCAGTAGGTTTGAAGACTCATTGAAGACTACAATTATTAATCGCGTGGCTGATTTTGCCAATACCCAAATAGGACGATATCCTTATGATAAAATTATTATTTCGCAGGAAGATTACGAGAAAAATCCATTTTATGGACTGAACCAATTGCCAAAATTCATGCGCCCGTTTCATTCTGATTTTATTTTTGAAATAAAATTTTTGAAAACGTATTTGAATAATTTTCTCAAAAATAGTTTGACTTTGGATTCTAGAAAAGACAATTGGATTTATGATGGCATCCAAGTGTTTACGATGATGAATTATATTGACAAATACCATCCAGAGAGTAAAATGATGGGATCGGCCTCTAAATCTTTTTTGCTAAAGGGATTCAAAATGGCTCAAACCGACTTTAATGAGCAATACAGTTATTATTATATGCTTATGGCGCGCAAAAATCTGGATCAGTCGCTAAATGCTCCCAAAAATTCATTGATAAAATATAATGTACAAATTGCCAACAAATACAAAGCTGGGCTAAGCCTGAAATATTTGGATGATTATTTGGGCAATGATTTGGTTTCGTCTGGAATTCAACAATTCTATAAACTGAATAATGAGAGCCAAACTGAGAGAGGAGATTTTGAATCGATATTAAAAACCAAAGCTTCAAAAGACATTGATTGGTTTTTTAAATATATTATCGATAGCCGGGAACCTATTGATTATAAATTTGGAGATTTTTCCAAAACAAAAGACAGTCTTACTTTTATCGTAAAAAACAAAGGAGTACCGTTGGTTCCTATCCCTGTGTATGGAATCAAAGACAAGCAAATCATTTTTAAAAAATGGCTTGAAACCAATGAAATAGACACTACGCTTACTTTTGACAGAAAAAATGTTGACAAACTGGTATTAAATTATAACAATGAAGTGCCAGAATTCAATTTAAGAAACAATTGGAAATCACTGAATTCTTTTTCATTGAATCGCCCATTGAAACTCACTTTTTTTGAGGATTTAGAAGATCCTCATCGTTCCCAGTTATTTTATGTCCCAACATTATTTTACAATAAATATGACGGATTTGCACCCGGAATCAGCTTTTACAATTATAGTTTTTTTGACAAACCGTTTATGTTTACCTTGAATCCGATGTACTCTATCAATACAAAATCTATAATCGGAAGTTATGCATTGGTTGTCAATAGATATTTAAGAGAAAGAAGATTGTACAATATGCGCTATTCTTTGAATGGTTCCTATTATCATTATGCCTCGGATGCGGCTTATTTTAAATTATATCCAAGTTTATCGCTTTTCTTTCGTGAACCAAGTTATAGAGACAATCGAAAACAAGCAATTTTTGTCAAATACAATATTATTTTCAAGCAACCATCTGCTACCGTAATTGACAGTACCGATAATTATTCTATTTTGAACCTTAAATATTCCAATATAAAAACGGAAGTTACAAGCCACGTAAAATTCTTAACGGATGTTCAGTTTTCGGGCTATTTTGGAAAAGTATCTGCAGAAATGGAATATCGTAAATTATTCAACGATAATCGCTATTTTAACGCCAGGGTGTTTTTGGGAACATTTTTATACAATACAAATAATACTCAAAATTATAATTTTGGGGTTTCAAGAGTCAACGATTATTTGTTTGATTATGCGGTTTATGCACGCTCTGATACCGAAGGAATTTTGAGTCAGCAGTATTTCTTTGCGCAAGGAGGATTCAAATCATTTGTAAATCCACCGCAATCCAATCAATGGCTGGCTACAACCAATTTGAGCTACAGTTTATTGTGGAATTGGGTAGATGCTTATGCCGATTTTGGTTTGGTAAAAAATAAAGCAATGCATAACACCTTTATATATGATAGCGGAATAAGACTCAATTTGGTTCAGGATTATTTTGAATTATTCTTTCCCGTATATTCTTCAAATGGATTTGAAATTACCCAAAAAAATTACAACGAAAAAATAAGATTTATTTTTGTTTTCAACCCAAAATCGTTAATTAATCTTTTTACCCGAAAATGGTTTTAATTCAAAATAAAAACTTTAATTTATTGAATTATAGTTTGTTTTTTTAAGTTAAAATTATATATAAATCAAAAATATATTTATTTTAATGAAAATTATTCCGTAAAAAAATACATAATTACATAATTACATAACGATATATATATAGTTTTTGATTAGCTTTGCACCGTGAAAGCTATACTTTTAAATTATGATAAAGGAGAAAGTCGATACTGGTTTAACATTTGAAGATTTTAAAACCGAAGTCTTAAATGATTACAGAATTGCCGTAATAAGCCGAGAATGCAGTTTATTGGGTCGTAAAGAGGTATTAACTGGGAAAGCCAAATTCGGTATTTTTGGAGATGGCAAAGAAGTCCCACAACTTGCTATGGCCAAATGCTTTAGAAACGGAGATTTCCGTTCTGGCTATTATCGGGACCAAACCTTTATGATGGCTATAGGCGAATTGACTATTGAACAATTTTTTGCCGGTTTATATGGTCATACCGATATTGAACAGGAGCCAATGTCTGCAGGAAGACAAATGGGAGGGCATTTTGTCACCCATAGTCTAAACGAAGACGGATCTTGGAAAAACTTAACACAACAAAAAAATTCAAGTGCCGATATTTCTCCAACAGCCGGGCAAATGCCCAGACTACTTGGATTAGCACAAGCTTCTAAAATATACCGAAACGTACCAGGAATTCCCAATGCAGAACAATTTTCTATTGATGGAAATGAAATAGCTTGGGGAACTATAGGAAATGCGAGTACATCTGAAGGTTTGTTTTTTGAGACCATCAATGCTGCCGGAGTATTACAAGTTCCGATGGTTATGAGTATTTGGGATGATGAATATGGAATTTCGGTTCATGCAAAACATCAAACAACTAAAGAATGTATTTCTGAAATTCTAAAAGGATATCAAAAAGATGAAAATTCGAATGGCTTTGAAATACTTAAAGTAAAAGGATGGGATTATGTAGATTTGATTGCTACTTATGAAAAAGCGTCCGAAATAGCCCGAGAAAAACATGTTCCGGTTCTCATTCATGTAGAACAACTTACGCAGCCACAAGGACATTCAAGTTCCGGTTCGCATGAGCGATATAAAAATGCAGCCCGATTGGCGTGGGAAAAAGATTTTGATTGTATTCGCCAAATGAAACTTTGGATGATTGCCATCAATATTGCATCTCCAGAAGAAATTGAAGCGATAGATTTAGAAGCAAAAAAAGAAGTTTTTGAAGGAAAAAAAACCGCATGGAATTCTTTTATAGGTGAAATTGTTGAAGAACAAAATCAGGTAATTTCTATTTTAGAAAGAATAGCAACCACTAGTCCAAAAAAAGACGAAATTCTGAAAAATGTTACGACATTAAAAAACATCAAATCGCCTTTGAAAAAGGAAATAATGATAATCGCCCGAAAAACGTTGCGACTAATCGTTAATGAGGAAGACAAGATCGAATTATCCAATTGGATTACTGATTATATAAAGAGAACACAAGTAAAATTCAGTAGTCATTTGCACTCTGAATCTAATAAAAATGTGTTTTCTATTAAAGAAGTTTCTCCCGAGTATCCAAATCATGCCACAGCAGATACTGACGGCAGAATGATCCTTAGAGATAACTTTGATGCCCTTTTCTCCAAATATCCAGAAGCTCTTATTTTTGGTGAAGATGCCGGAAATATTGGTGACGTAAACCAGGGACTCGAAGGAATGCAGGAGAAATACGGCGAATTGCGTGTTGCTGATACCGGAATTCGTGAAGCAACCATTATTGGTCAGGGAATCGGGATGGCTTTGAGAGGATTGCGTCCAATTGCAGAAATTCAGTATCTGGATTACCTTTTATACGCCATTCAGATAATGAGTGATGATTTGGCAACATTACAATATAGAACAGTCGGACGACAAAAAGCACCGTTAATTATTCGTACCCGCGGACATCGTCTGGAAGGCATTTGGCATTCTGGTTCTCCGATGGGAATGATAATCAATGCAGTTCGCGGAATTCATGTTTTGGTTCCAAGAAATATGACAAAAGCAGCAGGTTTTTACAACACCTTATTAGAAAGTGACGAACCTGCACTAGTTATTGAATGTTTGAACGGTTACCGATTAAAAGAAAAAGCTCCTTTGAATTACGGTGAATTCAAAACGCAAATCGGGGTTGTAGAAACATTAAGAAATGGAAAAGATATTACACTTATTTCATACGGATCTACCTTGAGATTGGTAGAACAGGCTACCAAAGAATTATTTGAAATTGGTATCGATTGTGAAATAATTGACATTCAGTCATTACTGCCTTTTGATATAAATCATGATATTGCAAAAAGTATTGCCAAAACCAACCGATTATTAATAATTGACGAAGATGTTCCCGGTGGTGCTTCAGCATTTATTTTACAACAAATTATTGAGCAGCAAAAAGCTTATAATTACTTGGATAGTCAACCACAAACACTTACTGCGCAAGCACACAGACCTGCTTATGGAACAGACGGTGATTATTTTTCAAAACCCTCTACCGAAGATATTTTCGAGAAAGTTTATGAAATGATGAATGAAGTAAATCCTTCAAAATATCCGAGTTTGTATTAAAATTAAAAAACAATATTCAAATCCCATTCGCTTCTGCAAATGGGTTTTTTTTATCTTTAGCAAAAAACAAATCAGAACTATTTTTTAATGAAATCTTTAGAAACTTTATTTTTAGATTTAAATGAGATAAAAGTAATTGACAGCTCAATCCCCTATTCAGATTACTTTCCGTTGGATTTATCGGTTTCAAATCAGGAATTAAGTCAACTTAACATCTCCGATTCTTCGCAATTTAAAATCTACCTCAAAAACTATTTGTTCAAAAATAAAGCCTGTGTTGCCTATGGTGGTTATTGCGAAATACGTAGTTTGTACAAAAGAAGTACCGTTTTTAATAATTTAAACACCGAAGAACGAAATATTCATATAGGTTTGGATTTATGGATCGATGCAGGAACTTCTGTTTTGGCGGCTTTCGATGGAAAAGTTCATAGCTTTCAATACAATAATAATTTGGGAGATTATGGCCCAACCATAATTTTGGAACACAAACTAGAAGAAAATGTTTTTTATACTTTGTATGGACATTTGTCTTTAGAAAGTATTGCTTGTATCAAAATTGGTGATTTTTTTGAAAAAGGACAGCAGCTGGCAACTCTTGGAAATTCAAACGTGAATGGCGATTATGCTCCTCATTTGCATTTTCAAATCATCAAAAATATCGGTGATTCTTTTGGAGATTATCCGGGTGTTTGCAGTAAAACCAATTTGAAGTATTACTTGGAGAATTGCCCTAATCCTAACTTACTATTGAAAATTTACTAAGAACTCATTTTAAACTGGCGTTCTTTTTTGTCTTTGAATTTAAAACTTCTAATGATTTTTCATTAATTCACCACACAGCACTCCTAGCCTATTATTTGAACAAAATATTTTCATTGAAATGATAAAATAATTAAATCAACAGTTGATATACTTGAGTTTTTTGCATCAATTTTTATCGACAAAAGCCTGTTTTCAGAAGAAAAATGGACATATTAATCATTTTAACACAAAAAAACGTCTATTTTAAACTGACAATAAATTTTCTCGATAACGTAATAGCTTTTAAAAATAATCATCAAAATAATCTATTACTTGTACAAAAGTCTCTAGTTGTTACAATACCTTAATATTTATTTAAAAATCAATATTGATGTTTAATCAATTCGTAAAATCGTTAATTTTACTATTGTAAATCAGATTGTTATAATCACATAAAAATTAACTACAAACATTTATCAAAATGAAAAGTACGAGTGAAACATTATATTTTAAAACAGGAAATTGGAACAATGCAATTGATGTTTATGATTTTGTAATACAAAATGTTACCCCCTATGAAGGAGATTCCAAATTTTTAGCAGGACCATCTGAGAGAACAAAAACACTTTGGAATATTTGTAAAGAAAATTTACTTGAAGAAAGAAAAAACAATGGTTGTTTAGCAATTGACACCAATGTAATTTCAAATTTGACTTCATTTGGACCAGGATACATTAATAAAGAAAATGAAACAATTGTAGGTCTTCAGACAGACCAACTTCTAAAAAGAGCGATGAAGCCTTTTGGAGGAATTAAATTGGTTCAATCTGCTTTGGCAGAAAGAGGATTGAAAGTTTCTGATGAAGTTGTTAAAATCTTTAATTATGCAAAAGATCACAACCAAGCTGTATTCAGTGCTTACGATAGCGAAATTAGAGCTTTCCGTTCAAAACACTTATTGACAGGTTTGCCTGACAATTATGCAAGAGGAAGAATCATTGGTGATTTCAGAAGAATTGCTCTTTATGGAGTAGATCGTTTGATTGAAGCAAAAAAAGCTGATTTTGCTGCTGTTGGAGCTGAAATGACAGACCACAAAGTGCGTCTTAGAGAAGAAATCACTTCTCAAATAAGTGCATTGGAGGATATGAAATTAATGGCTCATACTTATGGTATTGATATTTCTGTTCCTGCAATCAACGCTCATGAAGCAGTTCAATTTACTTACTTAGCTTATTTAAGTGCTGTAAAAGAGCAAGATGGTGCTGCTATGTCACTTGGTAATGTATCTTCTTTCTTAGATATTTATATCGAAAATGATTTAAAAGCAGGTGTTATTACTGAAGAAGAAGCTCAGGAATTCATTGACCAATTTGTAATGAAACTACGTTTGGTACGTCACTTGCGTCCTGGTAGTTATGATGAAATTTTTGGTGGAGACCCAACTTGGGTAACTGAAGCTATCGGAGGACAATTCAATGACGGAAGAACTAAAGTAACTAGAACTTCATTCCGTTTCTTGCAGACACTTTATAACTTAGGAGCTTCTCCAGAACCAAACTTGACTATTCTTTGGTCTAAAAAATTACCACAAGGATTTAAAGATTTCTGTGCACAAGTATCTATTGACACTTCATCTCTTCAATATGAAAATGATGATTTGATGCGTCCAAACAGAGGTTCTGATGATTACGGAATTGCTTGTTGTGTATCGTACCAAAAAATTGGTAAAAGAATTCAACATTTTGGAGCTCGTGCCAACTTGCCAAAAGCCTTACTGATGGCTTTGAATGGAGGTCGTGAAGAAGATAAAGGATCAGTAGTTATTAAAAATATTCCTCAAATGAAAGATGGAGTATTGGACTACGATTCTGTAATGGAAATTTTCAAAACAACTTTGGCCGAAGTAGCAAGAGTTTATGCTAAATCAATGTACATTATTCATTATATGCATGACAAATAC belongs to Flavobacterium gilvum and includes:
- a CDS encoding endonuclease domain-containing protein, with amino-acid sequence MKSNNDITAYINNFPVYRNFVENLPYNIKLKSRARALRKAGVLSEVIFWLQVHKGMFWKIDFDRQRIIGNYIVDFYIKSLGLIIEIDGASHNDKEEYDSKRENYFISLGLKIFKISDLRVKHDLNNVMMELEKYIIEEFG
- a CDS encoding LOG family protein, whose protein sequence is MRLEDFDNDEERVIQDKFKRKTWNEIKTNDSWAIFKIMSEFVNGYDTMSRIGPCVTIFGSARLKPDNKYYMLAEKIAYKISKAGYGVITGGGPGIMEAGNKGAHLGGGPSVGLNIELPFEQHFNPYIDNDKNLNFDYFFVRKVMFVKYSQGFVVMPGGFGTMDELFEAITLIQTKKIGKFPIILVGTAFWSGLIEWIKTVLVEREHTISPDDLNLFKVVDTEDEVVEVLDKFYKKYDLSPNF
- a CDS encoding gluzincin family metallopeptidase — encoded protein: MRTHSKIIFFLILLFFNKQYAQHHSKMTATVDMGAKYLSVDQEITFYNQTGDILTSIVLNDWNNAFSDRNSPLGKRFSDEFYTKFHMAQPHERGGTINLYIEDQDKNVFTWERTTKNPDYIKVLLNRVLLPGQKLKLHLTYISKIPSEKFTKYGYFEGRYGMHLKNWFLTPARYENHQFIKYSNENLDDSANGISDFEIGLKIPNQNAITTDLVVDDLIQTEKGTTVKLSGKNRTDFDLIIEKESSYRSYKIGDLEIMSNIGSSRFEDSLKTTIINRVADFANTQIGRYPYDKIIISQEDYEKNPFYGLNQLPKFMRPFHSDFIFEIKFLKTYLNNFLKNSLTLDSRKDNWIYDGIQVFTMMNYIDKYHPESKMMGSASKSFLLKGFKMAQTDFNEQYSYYYMLMARKNLDQSLNAPKNSLIKYNVQIANKYKAGLSLKYLDDYLGNDLVSSGIQQFYKLNNESQTERGDFESILKTKASKDIDWFFKYIIDSREPIDYKFGDFSKTKDSLTFIVKNKGVPLVPIPVYGIKDKQIIFKKWLETNEIDTTLTFDRKNVDKLVLNYNNEVPEFNLRNNWKSLNSFSLNRPLKLTFFEDLEDPHRSQLFYVPTLFYNKYDGFAPGISFYNYSFFDKPFMFTLNPMYSINTKSIIGSYALVVNRYLRERRLYNMRYSLNGSYYHYASDAAYFKLYPSLSLFFREPSYRDNRKQAIFVKYNIIFKQPSATVIDSTDNYSILNLKYSNIKTEVTSHVKFLTDVQFSGYFGKVSAEMEYRKLFNDNRYFNARVFLGTFLYNTNNTQNYNFGVSRVNDYLFDYAVYARSDTEGILSQQYFFAQGGFKSFVNPPQSNQWLATTNLSYSLLWNWVDAYADFGLVKNKAMHNTFIYDSGIRLNLVQDYFELFFPVYSSNGFEITQKNYNEKIRFIFVFNPKSLINLFTRKWF
- a CDS encoding alpha-ketoacid dehydrogenase subunit alpha/beta codes for the protein MIKEKVDTGLTFEDFKTEVLNDYRIAVISRECSLLGRKEVLTGKAKFGIFGDGKEVPQLAMAKCFRNGDFRSGYYRDQTFMMAIGELTIEQFFAGLYGHTDIEQEPMSAGRQMGGHFVTHSLNEDGSWKNLTQQKNSSADISPTAGQMPRLLGLAQASKIYRNVPGIPNAEQFSIDGNEIAWGTIGNASTSEGLFFETINAAGVLQVPMVMSIWDDEYGISVHAKHQTTKECISEILKGYQKDENSNGFEILKVKGWDYVDLIATYEKASEIAREKHVPVLIHVEQLTQPQGHSSSGSHERYKNAARLAWEKDFDCIRQMKLWMIAINIASPEEIEAIDLEAKKEVFEGKKTAWNSFIGEIVEEQNQVISILERIATTSPKKDEILKNVTTLKNIKSPLKKEIMIIARKTLRLIVNEEDKIELSNWITDYIKRTQVKFSSHLHSESNKNVFSIKEVSPEYPNHATADTDGRMILRDNFDALFSKYPEALIFGEDAGNIGDVNQGLEGMQEKYGELRVADTGIREATIIGQGIGMALRGLRPIAEIQYLDYLLYAIQIMSDDLATLQYRTVGRQKAPLIIRTRGHRLEGIWHSGSPMGMIINAVRGIHVLVPRNMTKAAGFYNTLLESDEPALVIECLNGYRLKEKAPLNYGEFKTQIGVVETLRNGKDITLISYGSTLRLVEQATKELFEIGIDCEIIDIQSLLPFDINHDIAKSIAKTNRLLIIDEDVPGGASAFILQQIIEQQKAYNYLDSQPQTLTAQAHRPAYGTDGDYFSKPSTEDIFEKVYEMMNEVNPSKYPSLY
- a CDS encoding peptidoglycan DD-metalloendopeptidase family protein; the encoded protein is MKSLETLFLDLNEIKVIDSSIPYSDYFPLDLSVSNQELSQLNISDSSQFKIYLKNYLFKNKACVAYGGYCEIRSLYKRSTVFNNLNTEERNIHIGLDLWIDAGTSVLAAFDGKVHSFQYNNNLGDYGPTIILEHKLEENVFYTLYGHLSLESIACIKIGDFFEKGQQLATLGNSNVNGDYAPHLHFQIIKNIGDSFGDYPGVCSKTNLKYYLENCPNPNLLLKIY
- the pflB gene encoding formate C-acetyltransferase, whose protein sequence is MKSTSETLYFKTGNWNNAIDVYDFVIQNVTPYEGDSKFLAGPSERTKTLWNICKENLLEERKNNGCLAIDTNVISNLTSFGPGYINKENETIVGLQTDQLLKRAMKPFGGIKLVQSALAERGLKVSDEVVKIFNYAKDHNQAVFSAYDSEIRAFRSKHLLTGLPDNYARGRIIGDFRRIALYGVDRLIEAKKADFAAVGAEMTDHKVRLREEITSQISALEDMKLMAHTYGIDISVPAINAHEAVQFTYLAYLSAVKEQDGAAMSLGNVSSFLDIYIENDLKAGVITEEEAQEFIDQFVMKLRLVRHLRPGSYDEIFGGDPTWVTEAIGGQFNDGRTKVTRTSFRFLQTLYNLGASPEPNLTILWSKKLPQGFKDFCAQVSIDTSSLQYENDDLMRPNRGSDDYGIACCVSYQKIGKRIQHFGARANLPKALLMALNGGREEDKGSVVIKNIPQMKDGVLDYDSVMEIFKTTLAEVARVYAKSMYIIHYMHDKYYYERAQMALIDSDPGIDIAYGAAGISIIADSLSAIKYAKVTPVRNDIGLTVDFNIEGDFPKYGNDDDRVDSIAQEITKIFIAELRKHRAYKDATPTLSLLTITSNVMYGTNTGSTPDGRKAGEAFAPGANPMHGRDVNGAIASLNSVSKLSYEDAQDGISNTFSMVPKSLGSDKEEQITNLVGIMDGYFERNAHHLNVNVLDKETLMDAYEHPENYPQLTIRVSGYAVNFVRLSKAHQLEVITRTFHETM